In the Quadrisphaera setariae genome, GGGCCGCGAGCGGCACCTCCTGCCACGGGAAGGACGTCACGCGCTCGGACCCGTTCGGGTCGACCAGGTCCTCAGGGCGGACCACGCCCACGGTGCCGGCGGCGCCCTGGTCGAGGCGGGCCTGCTCGGGTGCTCCCTGCACGGTCTGCTCGCTCACGCCGACTGCTCCTCGCCCTTGCTCGATCCGTCGAAGTGCGGGTTCTCCCACAGCACCGCACCGCCCTGGCCCAGGCCCACGCACATCGCGGTCAGCCCGAACCGGACGTCGGGCCGCTGGGCGAACTGCCGCGCCAGCTGCGTCATGAGCCGCACGCCCGAGCTGGCCAGCGGGTGGCCCACGGCGATGGCGCCGCCCCACGGGTTGACGCGCTCGTCGTCGTCGGCGATGCCGAAGTGGTCGGTGAAGGCCAGCACCTGCACGGCGAAGGCCTCGTTGAGCTCGAACAGGCCGATGTCGTCGATGCTCAGGCCGGTCTTGGCCAGCAGCTTCTCCGTGGCGGGCACCGGGCCGATGCCCATGACCGCCGGGTCGACGCCGGCGAACGCGAAGCCCGCCATCCGCATCGCCACCGGCAGGTCCAGCTCGGCGGCGGTCTCGCCGGAGGCGAGCAGGCACATCGTGGCGCCGTCGTTGAGGCCGGCGGCGTTGCCGGCGGTCACGCGCCCGTGGGGGCGGAAGGGGGTCTTCAGGCCCGCGAGCTGCTCCACGGTGGTGCCGGGGCGGGGCGGCTCGTCGGCCGTCGCCAGGCCCCAGCCGCGCTCGGCGTGGCGCGTGGCCACCGGCACGAGGTCGGGCTGGACGTCCCCGCGCTGGTAGGCGGCGGCCAGCTTGGCCTGCGAGCCCGCGGCGAAGGCGTCGGCGCGCTCGCGGGTCAGGTGCGGGTAGCGGTCGTGGATGTTCTCGGCGGTGCGGCCCATGACCAGGGCGTCGCCGTCGACGACCCTGTCGGCCACGAAGCGGGGGTTGGGGGCGAAGCTCGCCCCGAGCGGGTGGCGGCCCATGTGCTCGACGCCGCCGGCGAGCACCGCGTCGTAGGCGCCGGCCGCGATGCCCGACGCCGTCGTCGTCACCGCGGTCATGGCTCCCGCGCACATCCTGTCGATGGCGAACCCGGGCACGGACTGCGGCAGGCCCGCCAGCATGCCGGCGCTGCGGCCGAGCGTGAGGCCCTGGTCGCCCTCCTGCGTGGTGGCGGCGACGGCCACCTCGTCGATGCGCTCCGGCGGCAGGGACGGGTTGCGCCGGAGGATCTCGCGCAGCAGCCGGACGACCATGTCGTCGGCGCGCGTCTGCGCGTACATCCCCTTCTCGCCTGCCCTGCCGAACGGCGTGCGCACACCGTCCACGAACACCACGTCGCGCCCTGAGAGCACGCGGACCTCCTCGTCGATGGACCACCTGTGCGGTACGAGAGGTACACGGTACTCGCGGTACCGGGTTCTGGCCACTGCCCTCTGGGGGTCAGGACCCCGTCAAGAGCTGGCCAGGGCGGCGTCCGGGTCCCGTCTGGACCGTCGCCCGCGTCGTCGCGGGGGCGCACGGTGGGGCAGTGCTCCCGATACCGCCACAGCCCGCCCCCCACGGCGAGGTGCGCTCCGCCGCAGGTCACGTCCAGGGCCATCAGTGGCCTGCGTGCGGGTGCCAGCTGTGCATGGACGCCTTCATCTGCCCGGTCGCGGTGACCCGGGTCGTGCGCGCGCTC is a window encoding:
- a CDS encoding thiolase family protein, producing the protein MLSGRDVVFVDGVRTPFGRAGEKGMYAQTRADDMVVRLLREILRRNPSLPPERIDEVAVAATTQEGDQGLTLGRSAGMLAGLPQSVPGFAIDRMCAGAMTAVTTTASGIAAGAYDAVLAGGVEHMGRHPLGASFAPNPRFVADRVVDGDALVMGRTAENIHDRYPHLTRERADAFAAGSQAKLAAAYQRGDVQPDLVPVATRHAERGWGLATADEPPRPGTTVEQLAGLKTPFRPHGRVTAGNAAGLNDGATMCLLASGETAAELDLPVAMRMAGFAFAGVDPAVMGIGPVPATEKLLAKTGLSIDDIGLFELNEAFAVQVLAFTDHFGIADDDERVNPWGGAIAVGHPLASSGVRLMTQLARQFAQRPDVRFGLTAMCVGLGQGGAVLWENPHFDGSSKGEEQSA